One Novosphingobium sp. G106 DNA segment encodes these proteins:
- a CDS encoding DUF445 domain-containing protein → MRMIATGLLLFMAASFLAARELSALFPHPAWGFAIAFTEAAMVGGLADWFAVTALFRHPLGLPIPHTAIIPENKDRIADTMAAFLRTNFLTPAVVARRIQGFNLAQAAGNMLIEQRSGTQSRLRDGAANLLADLLESLDEEQFGGMVKSGLKKQLTKLNLAPLLGQLLQTAIADRRHPPVLDAFIRWAALTIEANEDLMRDIIHKRAGALLRWTGLDDKVANAVLDGIYKLLAETLVIPDHPIRAKIEEGLATLAHSLLHDPEMQEKVARLKEEVLANPAMSHWLDGMWERTRGGLLRAVRNPQGLMKGSLGLSIEQLGRTLVEDEELQLLVNRFARRTLVGSVSRYGDEIVRIVSETVKRWDARTVTGRIEGAVGRDLQFIRINGTLVGGLVGVLIHTVDRLL, encoded by the coding sequence ATGCGCATGATCGCGACGGGGCTGCTGCTGTTCATGGCGGCTAGCTTCCTCGCGGCGCGCGAGCTTTCGGCGCTATTCCCGCACCCGGCCTGGGGCTTTGCCATTGCCTTCACCGAAGCGGCGATGGTCGGCGGCCTGGCCGACTGGTTCGCGGTCACGGCGCTGTTCCGTCACCCGCTCGGCCTGCCGATCCCGCACACCGCGATCATTCCGGAGAACAAGGACCGCATCGCCGACACCATGGCGGCCTTCCTGCGGACCAATTTCCTCACGCCCGCGGTGGTCGCGCGGCGGATCCAGGGCTTCAACCTGGCGCAGGCGGCGGGCAACATGCTGATCGAGCAGCGCAGCGGCACCCAGTCGCGGCTGCGCGACGGCGCGGCGAACCTCCTGGCCGACCTCCTCGAATCGCTCGATGAAGAACAGTTCGGCGGCATGGTGAAGTCGGGCCTCAAGAAGCAGCTGACCAAGCTGAACCTTGCACCGCTGCTCGGCCAGCTGCTGCAGACCGCGATCGCCGACCGCCGGCACCCGCCGGTCCTCGACGCCTTCATCCGCTGGGCCGCGCTGACGATCGAGGCCAATGAAGACCTGATGCGCGACATCATCCACAAGCGCGCGGGCGCGCTGCTGCGCTGGACGGGGCTCGACGACAAGGTCGCCAATGCCGTGCTCGACGGCATCTACAAGCTGCTCGCCGAGACCCTGGTGATCCCCGATCACCCGATTCGCGCCAAGATCGAGGAGGGCCTGGCGACGCTCGCCCACTCGCTGCTGCACGATCCCGAAATGCAGGAGAAGGTCGCGCGGCTGAAGGAGGAGGTGCTCGCCAATCCGGCAATGAGCCACTGGCTCGACGGCATGTGGGAACGCACGCGCGGCGGCCTGCTGCGCGCGGTGCGCAATCCGCAGGGCCTGATGAAAGGCAGCCTGGGGCTCAGCATCGAGCAGCTCGGCAGGACGCTGGTCGAGGACGAGGAACTGCAGCTTCTGGTCAACCGCTTTGCCCGGCGCACCCTGGTCGGCTCGGTCTCGCGCTATGGCGACGAGATCGTCCGCATCGTCTCGGAAACTGTGAAGCGCTGGGACGCGCGCACGGTGACTGGCCGGATCGAAGGCGCGGTCGGTCGCGACCTCCAGTTCATCCGTATCAACGGCACGCTGGTCGGAGGGCTGGTCGGCGTGCTGATCCATACGGTGGACCGGTTGCTGTGA
- a CDS encoding GNAT family N-acetyltransferase: MSEPLLRTERLELWPPRLGDMPGLVDLIAADETRRFLGPAEASAKSQFEKLLRNAGGWALYGYGSFHVRLHGEPDIVGSCGIFHTWRGFGQGMDDVPEAGWIIRHDHWGKGIAGEAMRAALTWFDATHGPRRIAAMIEDGNAASQKVAAALGFLEYGRQEFEGSPLILYERIG; the protein is encoded by the coding sequence GTGAGCGAGCCGCTTCTGCGCACGGAGCGGCTCGAACTCTGGCCGCCGCGGCTGGGCGACATGCCGGGCCTCGTCGACCTTATTGCCGCTGACGAGACGCGGCGTTTCCTCGGTCCTGCGGAGGCTAGCGCAAAGAGCCAGTTCGAGAAGCTGCTGCGCAATGCTGGCGGCTGGGCGCTCTACGGCTACGGCAGTTTCCATGTTCGCCTGCACGGGGAGCCCGACATCGTCGGCAGCTGCGGCATTTTCCATACCTGGCGTGGCTTCGGCCAGGGCATGGACGACGTGCCCGAAGCCGGCTGGATCATCCGTCACGACCACTGGGGCAAAGGCATCGCCGGCGAAGCGATGCGCGCAGCGCTTACCTGGTTCGATGCGACTCACGGGCCACGACGGATCGCGGCGATGATCGAGGATGGCAACGCCGCCTCGCAGAAGGTCGCGGCGGCGTTGGGCTTCCTCGAGTACGGCCGCCAAGAGTTCGAAGGCTCGCCGCTGATCCTCTACGAGCGGATCGGCTAA
- a CDS encoding nuclear transport factor 2 family protein, translated as MDLDPRLQEMLDHHEIRQLLAVYCHGCDRGDEVEMASTYAADSWDDHGPRKMEGRRFSIETVEESLRTTDVVSHMLGQSLIKVDGDQAGAETYFVATVIYPGKNGVADMLNQLGGRYIDTLVREGGVWRIKDRLCIREWSISHAQERDWLAGRGFEETRRGPEDHSYRTLGLTHSGNPWLAEVAAPA; from the coding sequence ATGGATCTTGATCCGCGCCTGCAGGAAATGCTCGACCACCACGAAATCCGCCAGTTGCTGGCCGTGTACTGCCACGGTTGTGACCGCGGCGACGAGGTAGAGATGGCGAGCACCTATGCTGCCGACAGCTGGGACGACCACGGCCCACGCAAGATGGAAGGCCGCCGCTTCTCGATCGAGACGGTCGAGGAATCGCTGCGCACGACCGATGTGGTCAGCCACATGCTGGGCCAGTCGTTGATCAAGGTGGACGGCGATCAGGCTGGTGCCGAGACCTATTTCGTCGCGACTGTGATCTATCCAGGCAAGAACGGCGTGGCGGACATGCTCAACCAGCTTGGGGGGCGCTATATCGATACGCTGGTGCGCGAGGGCGGCGTCTGGCGGATCAAGGATCGCCTGTGCATCCGCGAATGGTCGATCTCACACGCGCAGGAGCGCGACTGGCTGGCCGGTCGCGGCTTCGAGGAAACCCGGCGCGGGCCCGAGGACCATTCCTATCGCACGCTGGGCCTCACCCATTCGGGCAATCCCTGGCTCGCCGAGGTCGCGGCTCCAGCTTAG
- a CDS encoding enoyl-CoA hydratase/isomerase family protein, translating to MAEVELTKEGPVALITLNRGAKRNAISIAMQRELVAALEAVAGDADVRALILTGAGSDFCVGGDRAVVEQIAADAGFEAMAAAQHRRTAAVLFGLEVPVIAAIEGAAFGFGAELAAGSDIVVMGDAARLADPHVRFGLPPAPIVALAWPLMSSRLVAAELVLTGREVPANEALALGLASRVVPAGTALAVARTLAETIATLPVEGVALAKRAIRLDVADLDRFYPQPR from the coding sequence ATGGCCGAAGTGGAACTGACGAAAGAGGGGCCGGTCGCGCTCATCACGCTGAACCGGGGTGCGAAGCGCAATGCGATATCGATTGCGATGCAGCGTGAACTGGTGGCCGCGCTGGAGGCGGTTGCCGGCGACGCTGACGTCCGTGCGCTGATCCTGACCGGCGCCGGCTCGGACTTCTGCGTGGGTGGTGATCGCGCCGTGGTCGAGCAGATCGCCGCGGACGCCGGTTTCGAAGCGATGGCGGCGGCACAGCACCGCCGTACCGCCGCCGTCCTGTTCGGGCTCGAGGTGCCGGTCATCGCGGCGATCGAAGGTGCGGCTTTTGGCTTCGGTGCCGAGCTTGCCGCCGGCAGCGACATCGTCGTGATGGGCGATGCCGCACGGCTGGCCGATCCGCACGTCCGCTTCGGACTCCCGCCGGCACCGATCGTGGCGCTGGCCTGGCCGCTGATGAGCTCGCGCCTAGTAGCGGCCGAGCTAGTCCTGACCGGGCGGGAGGTTCCGGCGAACGAAGCGCTGGCGCTGGGCCTCGCCAGCCGGGTAGTGCCGGCCGGAACCGCGCTCGCCGTGGCTAGAACATTGGCCGAGACGATTGCAACTCTGCCCGTCGAGGGCGTCGCTCTCGCCAAGCGGGCGATCCGGCTCGACGTCGCCGATCTCGACCGGTTCTATCCGCAGCCGCGCTGA
- a CDS encoding phosphotransferase family protein, which yields MSGITHDLAALADIPRLTEWLDAHIPELGKGALRTELLHGGTSNVVLTLDRGGPQMVLRRPPAVPPPGAERGVMREARVLSALNPTDVPHPICYGVCEDREVIGMPFYVMEKVEGWAGNLRDEQIHNEPPFDKAPYEYGLAYAIVGGLIKLANVDYKAIGLETFGKANNFLERQVDRWAGQLASYPEKYPGYEKRHLEGYDEVEAWLRANARPTRDIGIIHGDIATTNVLFRHGPPARLAAMIDWELSTIGDPMLDMGWLCGGLRDERFPDMTSAHGLIDVTNAPTKQALGQYYCAGTGRDMADFDYFCILAGFKVGCIIEYKVAAAAAGHLPTEVGEFFRRSVDGGFKRNAEFIRRIS from the coding sequence AACTACTCCACGGCGGCACTTCGAACGTCGTACTGACGCTCGATCGCGGCGGCCCGCAGATGGTCCTGCGCCGGCCGCCTGCCGTGCCGCCGCCGGGCGCCGAGCGTGGGGTGATGCGCGAGGCGCGGGTGCTCTCTGCGCTCAACCCCACCGACGTGCCCCACCCGATCTGCTACGGCGTCTGCGAGGACCGCGAAGTCATCGGCATGCCGTTCTACGTCATGGAAAAGGTCGAGGGTTGGGCGGGCAACCTGCGCGATGAGCAGATCCACAATGAGCCGCCCTTCGACAAGGCGCCTTACGAATACGGCCTCGCCTATGCGATCGTCGGCGGGCTGATCAAGCTGGCCAATGTCGACTACAAGGCGATCGGGCTCGAGACCTTCGGCAAGGCGAACAATTTCCTCGAGCGCCAGGTGGACCGCTGGGCCGGCCAGCTTGCCTCCTATCCGGAGAAATACCCCGGCTACGAAAAACGCCATCTCGAAGGCTATGACGAGGTCGAAGCATGGTTGCGCGCCAATGCCCGGCCGACGCGCGACATCGGCATCATCCACGGCGACATCGCGACGACCAACGTCCTGTTCCGCCACGGCCCGCCGGCACGGCTCGCGGCGATGATCGACTGGGAGCTGTCGACGATCGGCGACCCGATGCTTGACATGGGCTGGCTCTGCGGCGGGCTGCGCGACGAACGCTTCCCGGACATGACCAGCGCCCACGGGCTGATCGACGTGACCAACGCGCCGACCAAGCAGGCGCTGGGGCAATACTATTGCGCGGGCACCGGCCGCGACATGGCCGACTTCGACTACTTCTGCATCCTCGCGGGATTCAAGGTCGGCTGCATCATCGAGTACAAGGTAGCTGCCGCCGCCGCGGGACACCTGCCGACGGAGGTTGGCGAGTTTTTTCGCCGCAGCGTCGACGGCGGCTTCAAGCGCAACGCCGAATTCATCCGGCGGATTTCCTGA